A portion of the Haemorhous mexicanus isolate bHaeMex1 chromosome 3, bHaeMex1.pri, whole genome shotgun sequence genome contains these proteins:
- the BIRC5 gene encoding baculoviral IAP repeat-containing protein 5 produces MAGWELLPEGWRLYFDSVRAATFHNWPFTEGCACTPERMAAAGFVHSPSENSPDVAQCFYCLKELEGWEPDDDPLEEHKKHTAACGFLSLQKEPPNLTVQEFLKLEKMRTRKALKKEVSQKMTKVEDKAKIQRCSIKNLA; encoded by the exons ATGgcgggctgggagctgctgcccgaGGGATGGCGGCTCTACTTCGACTCCGTCCGCGCCGCCACCTTCCACAACTGGCCCTTCACCGAGGGCTGCGCCTGCACGCCCGAGCGG ATGGCGGCGGCGGGCTTCGTGCACAGCCCCAGCGAAAACAGCCCCGACGTGGCGCAGTGCTTCTACTGCCTCAAGGAGCTGGAGGGCTGGGAGCCCGACGACGACCCCCT GGAGGAGCACAAAAAACACACTGCGGCctgtggttttctttctcttcagaaagAACCTCCTAACCTGACAGTTCAGGAGTTCCTGAAGCTGGAAAAAATGCGAACGAGAAAGGCACTT AAAAAAGAGGTTTCTCAGAAGATGACCAAGGTTGAAGATAAAGCCAAGATCCAGCGCTGTAGTATAAAGAATCTGGCCTAG